One genomic region from Jiangella sp. DSM 45060 encodes:
- a CDS encoding HPr family phosphocarrier protein yields MPERTAVVASKAGLHARPAAVFVKAAAEQPTKVSIRKPDGDPVDASSILSIMTLGVEQGDQVILSAEGEKADDALDALVALLERDLDE; encoded by the coding sequence GTGCCTGAGCGCACCGCAGTCGTCGCAAGCAAGGCCGGTCTGCATGCCCGGCCCGCCGCGGTCTTCGTCAAGGCCGCCGCGGAACAGCCCACCAAGGTGTCGATCCGCAAACCCGACGGAGACCCGGTCGACGCGTCCAGCATCCTGTCGATCATGACGCTCGGTGTCGAGCAGGGCGACCAGGTGATCCTGTCCGCCGAGGGCGAGAAGGCCGACGACGCCCTCGACGCCCTCGTCGCACTGCTGGAACGCGACCTCGACGAGTAG
- a CDS encoding MFS transporter yields MAEHTTSSGRPSKALRKVLVPLALAQFICSFAGSNMNVMINDISRDLDTSVQGVQVAITVFLLVMAALMIPGGKLTDKYGRKLCFRAGLTIYGVGALLSAAAPGLGLLILGNSILEGVGTALLIPPVYILATLLFTDVTSRARAFGLISAMGGVGGAAGPLIGGLITWAISWRAAFVFQALVIAVIVWLSRDLRDPLPPDPDRPFDVRGAALSAAGLTALVMGILAADNSAALMVLLLASGALLLAGFVWSIRAKERAGEEPLLSTAVFRSRTANLGLVTQNVQWLMLLGTSFVVATFLQVVRGYDAIETGVIFTAATAGLLVSSLAAERLARRRAQRTLIVGGFVLAIAGIGVLLALVIGSPSVWAFAPGLLVIGLGLGLMLTPSVNVVQSSFGESQQGEISGLSRSVSNLGSTLGTAIAGTVLVAGLTATPDRAYGLAMIVLGAAGLIGLLAAWRLPRGRAPGGVGASDG; encoded by the coding sequence GTGGCCGAGCACACGACGTCGTCGGGCCGGCCGTCGAAGGCGCTGCGGAAGGTTCTGGTCCCGCTCGCGCTCGCGCAGTTCATCTGCAGCTTCGCCGGCTCGAACATGAACGTGATGATCAACGACATCAGCCGCGACCTCGACACCAGCGTGCAGGGCGTCCAGGTCGCGATCACCGTGTTCCTGCTGGTGATGGCGGCGCTGATGATCCCGGGCGGCAAGCTGACGGACAAGTACGGGCGCAAGCTGTGCTTCCGAGCCGGCCTGACGATCTACGGAGTCGGCGCGCTGCTCAGCGCCGCGGCGCCCGGACTCGGCCTGCTGATCCTGGGCAACTCGATCCTGGAGGGCGTCGGGACGGCCCTGCTGATCCCGCCGGTCTACATCCTGGCGACGCTGCTGTTCACCGACGTGACGTCGCGGGCGCGGGCGTTCGGTCTGATCAGCGCGATGGGCGGGGTCGGCGGCGCGGCCGGGCCGCTGATCGGCGGCTTGATCACGTGGGCGATCAGCTGGCGCGCGGCGTTCGTGTTCCAGGCGCTGGTGATCGCCGTGATCGTCTGGCTCAGCCGCGACCTGCGCGACCCGCTGCCGCCGGACCCTGACCGGCCGTTCGACGTGCGGGGCGCGGCGTTGTCGGCGGCCGGGCTGACGGCGCTGGTCATGGGGATCCTGGCGGCCGACAACAGCGCGGCGCTGATGGTGCTGCTGCTCGCTTCCGGTGCACTGCTGCTGGCGGGATTCGTGTGGTCGATCCGGGCGAAGGAACGGGCCGGCGAGGAGCCGTTGTTGTCCACCGCGGTGTTCCGCAGCCGGACGGCGAACCTCGGACTCGTCACGCAGAACGTGCAGTGGCTGATGCTGCTCGGCACCTCTTTCGTCGTCGCGACGTTCCTGCAGGTGGTGCGCGGGTACGACGCCATCGAGACGGGCGTGATCTTCACCGCCGCGACGGCCGGCCTGCTGGTGTCGTCGCTGGCGGCGGAGCGCCTGGCCCGGCGGCGGGCCCAGCGCACGCTGATCGTCGGCGGGTTCGTGCTGGCGATCGCCGGGATCGGGGTGCTGCTGGCGCTGGTGATCGGGTCGCCGTCGGTGTGGGCGTTCGCGCCGGGCCTGCTGGTGATCGGCCTCGGGCTGGGCCTGATGCTGACGCCGTCAGTGAACGTCGTGCAGTCCAGTTTCGGCGAGAGTCAGCAGGGTGAGATCTCCGGGCTGTCGCGCAGCGTCTCGAACCTCGGCTCGACCCTGGGGACGGCGATCGCCGGCACCGTGCTGGTGGCCGGGCTGACGGCCACGCCGGACCGTGCGTACGGGCTGGCGATGATCGTACTCGGGGCGGCCGGGTTGATCGGGCTGCTGGCCGCCTGGCGACTGCCGCGGGGCCGGGCGCCTGGTGGCGTGGGTGCGAGCGACGGGTAG
- the fbaA gene encoding class II fructose-bisphosphate aldolase has protein sequence MPIATPEVYAEMIDRAKNGSFAYPAINVTSSQTINAAIRGFAEAESDGIIQISTGGAEYISGPTIKDRVRGAVAFSAFAYEVAQSYDVQIALHTDHAPLDAVEHWVKPLLELSTTRVKNGGAPLFNSHMWDGSAVPLDQNLKVAEELLALSAEANTILEIEVGVVGGEEDGVAHEINEKLYTTVEDGLATAEALGLGERGRYIVALTFGNVHGVYKPGNVKLRPEILRDIQQAVGERYGKDKPFDLVFHGGSGSTAEEIGAAVDYGVIKMNIDTDTQYAFTRPVVSHMFTNYDGVLKVDGEVGNKKAYDPRAWGKLAEAGLAERVVEATQQLRSAGQKIR, from the coding sequence ATGCCCATCGCCACCCCCGAGGTCTACGCCGAGATGATCGACCGGGCCAAGAACGGCTCGTTCGCCTATCCGGCCATCAACGTGACGTCGTCGCAGACGATCAACGCGGCGATCCGCGGGTTCGCCGAGGCCGAGAGCGACGGCATCATCCAGATCTCCACCGGGGGTGCCGAGTACATCTCCGGCCCGACGATCAAGGACCGCGTCCGCGGCGCCGTCGCGTTCTCCGCGTTCGCCTACGAGGTCGCGCAGAGCTACGACGTCCAGATCGCGCTGCACACCGACCACGCGCCGCTCGACGCCGTCGAGCACTGGGTGAAGCCGCTGCTGGAGCTGTCCACCACGCGGGTGAAGAACGGCGGCGCGCCGCTGTTCAACTCGCACATGTGGGACGGCTCGGCCGTGCCGCTCGACCAGAACCTCAAGGTCGCCGAGGAGCTGCTGGCGCTGTCGGCCGAGGCCAACACCATCCTCGAGATCGAGGTCGGCGTCGTCGGCGGCGAGGAGGACGGCGTCGCACACGAGATCAACGAGAAGCTGTACACCACGGTCGAGGACGGCCTGGCCACCGCCGAGGCGCTGGGCCTGGGCGAGCGCGGCCGCTACATCGTGGCGCTGACGTTCGGCAACGTGCACGGCGTCTACAAGCCGGGCAACGTCAAGCTGCGTCCTGAGATCCTGCGCGACATCCAGCAGGCGGTCGGCGAGCGCTACGGCAAGGACAAGCCGTTCGACCTCGTCTTCCACGGCGGCTCCGGCTCGACGGCCGAGGAGATCGGCGCTGCGGTCGACTACGGCGTCATCAAGATGAACATCGACACCGACACCCAGTACGCCTTCACGCGTCCGGTCGTGTCGCACATGTTCACCAACTACGACGGCGTGCTGAAGGTCGACGGCGAGGTGGGCAACAAGAAGGCCTACGACCCGCGGGCGTGGGGCAAGCTGGCCGAGGCGGGCCTCGCCGAGCGCGTCGTCGAGGCGACCCAGCAGCTGCGGTCGGCCGGTCAGAAGATTCGCTGA
- a CDS encoding polysaccharide lyase family 8 super-sandwich domain-containing protein: MELSRRRVLSMLSAAGLAAVVHPPGAGATRAGATTAGATAGATTAGTDRLLANTATIFAGTPDVNAHPAVAAKLAAIDRTAATWRTALDGAGAGELFAGLPLGTSDPNLNATYQHLYEIALATATPGAALHGDATARTQVHDGLVWLHDHYYGDQAAGYYGNWFTWEIGVSTHVGKTLALLGETGDLVRTYVASMDAYLRNGIDGDVNLDSRFHTGANLADITTNRMIQGALLGDEARIRKAIEDQLTVFATIDPYALRHGNTDGYYADGSFIQHHSVAYTGAYGRALLTRVVQTLKILEGTGFADGAALGPIVQRWVTDGFAPLIFEGWMMEIVKGRSVSRTSTGYTDVAQVVEAVVDLTGHVPDPAPLRGYVKFIRSTSRAALDPATFVSPVSVARFADLIADDTVEPADLNPPERCVAFNAMDKTVHRRPGYTFALARSSDRISKYEYMSGENLMPWFQGDGAHYLYLSGGDQTQAFGVDYFTTVSPYGLAGVTAPVEERRTIPQLYGTPYYDNPGHPLNFTSSSQSQNTYVYFPRGTNAHSGGATLDAYGAAALVLSSDVAWADKQRGVLPDDFVAYRNAMATKSWFLFDDEIVVLAAGVGGDAGRAATTSVDARIAGAADPVTATGALRSGAAWTGPGTADLAWLRWANPAQDAAVGYVFLSAQPVRVALDTVTRSRRVVRTANPDTAVTKRVLGVTIDHPAGAAPSSHAYALVPHATEAALTAYADGPLEVLANTTDVQAVRHTGLRLTGVNTFTAGRHDAGGLRVDGPASVLARGRSRLTTVAVSDPTMDRDVVEVVVTGRTLTRVAGDRAVTVRHTAEGTLLAVATRHAYGRSFTVTLRG, translated from the coding sequence GTGGAGCTCAGTCGCCGCCGAGTGCTGTCGATGCTGTCCGCCGCGGGTCTGGCCGCGGTCGTCCACCCGCCGGGAGCAGGCGCGACCCGCGCGGGCGCGACCACCGCGGGCGCAACCGCGGGCGCGACCACCGCCGGCACCGACCGGCTGCTCGCCAACACCGCCACGATCTTCGCCGGCACGCCGGACGTCAACGCGCACCCGGCGGTGGCCGCCAAGCTGGCCGCGATCGACCGGACCGCCGCCACCTGGCGCACAGCCCTCGACGGCGCGGGCGCGGGCGAGCTGTTCGCCGGCCTGCCGCTCGGCACCAGCGACCCGAACCTCAACGCGACCTACCAGCACCTCTACGAGATCGCGCTCGCGACCGCCACCCCGGGCGCCGCCTTGCACGGCGACGCCACCGCCCGCACGCAGGTGCACGACGGCCTGGTGTGGCTGCACGACCACTACTACGGCGACCAGGCCGCGGGCTACTACGGCAACTGGTTCACCTGGGAGATCGGCGTCTCGACGCACGTCGGCAAGACCCTCGCCCTGCTCGGCGAGACCGGCGACCTCGTCCGGACCTACGTCGCCTCCATGGACGCCTACCTGCGCAACGGCATCGACGGCGACGTGAACCTGGACTCCCGCTTCCACACCGGCGCCAACCTCGCCGACATCACGACCAACCGGATGATCCAGGGCGCCCTGCTCGGCGACGAGGCGCGCATCCGCAAGGCGATCGAGGACCAGCTCACCGTCTTCGCGACGATCGACCCGTACGCGCTGCGGCACGGCAACACCGACGGCTACTACGCGGACGGCTCGTTCATCCAGCACCACTCGGTCGCGTACACCGGCGCGTACGGCCGTGCGCTGCTGACCCGCGTCGTGCAGACGCTGAAGATCCTGGAAGGGACGGGGTTCGCCGACGGCGCCGCGCTGGGCCCGATCGTGCAGCGGTGGGTGACCGACGGGTTCGCGCCGCTGATCTTCGAGGGCTGGATGATGGAGATCGTCAAGGGCCGGTCGGTCTCGCGCACGTCGACGGGGTACACCGACGTCGCGCAGGTGGTCGAGGCCGTCGTCGACCTCACCGGTCACGTGCCCGACCCGGCGCCGCTGCGCGGGTACGTGAAGTTCATCCGGTCGACGTCGCGGGCGGCGCTGGACCCGGCGACGTTCGTCTCGCCGGTGAGCGTCGCGCGCTTCGCCGACCTCATCGCCGACGACACCGTGGAACCCGCCGACCTCAACCCGCCCGAGCGCTGCGTCGCCTTCAACGCCATGGACAAGACGGTGCACCGCCGCCCCGGCTACACGTTCGCGCTGGCCCGCAGCTCGGACCGCATCAGCAAGTACGAGTACATGAGCGGCGAGAACCTCATGCCGTGGTTCCAGGGCGACGGCGCGCACTACCTGTACCTGTCCGGCGGCGACCAGACGCAGGCGTTCGGCGTCGACTACTTCACGACGGTGTCGCCGTACGGCCTCGCGGGCGTGACGGCGCCGGTCGAGGAGCGGCGGACGATCCCGCAGCTCTACGGCACGCCGTACTACGACAACCCGGGCCACCCGCTGAACTTCACGTCGTCGTCGCAGTCGCAGAACACCTACGTGTACTTCCCGCGCGGCACGAACGCCCACTCCGGCGGCGCGACGCTGGACGCGTACGGCGCCGCGGCCCTGGTGCTCTCCAGCGACGTCGCCTGGGCGGACAAGCAGCGCGGCGTGCTGCCGGACGATTTCGTCGCGTATCGCAACGCAATGGCGACGAAGTCGTGGTTCCTGTTCGACGACGAGATCGTCGTGCTCGCGGCGGGGGTCGGGGGCGACGCGGGCCGGGCGGCGACGACGTCGGTCGACGCGCGCATCGCGGGGGCGGCCGACCCCGTGACGGCGACCGGCGCGCTGCGCTCCGGCGCCGCGTGGACGGGCCCCGGCACCGCCGACCTCGCCTGGCTGCGCTGGGCGAACCCGGCTCAGGACGCCGCCGTCGGCTACGTGTTCCTCTCCGCGCAGCCGGTCCGCGTCGCGCTCGACACCGTCACCCGCAGCCGCCGCGTCGTCCGCACCGCGAACCCGGACACCGCCGTGACCAAGCGCGTCCTCGGCGTGACGATCGACCACCCGGCCGGCGCGGCGCCGTCGTCGCACGCGTACGCGCTGGTCCCGCACGCGACGGAGGCGGCGCTGACGGCGTACGCGGACGGCCCGCTGGAGGTGCTCGCGAACACCACCGACGTCCAGGCCGTGCGCCACACCGGGCTCCGGCTGACCGGCGTCAACACGTTCACCGCGGGCCGCCACGACGCCGGCGGGCTGCGCGTCGACGGACCCGCGTCGGTGCTGGCGCGGGGCCGCAGCCGGCTCACCACCGTCGCGGTGTCGGACCCGACGATGGACCGCGACGTCGTCGAGGTCGTCGTCACCGGCCGGACGCTGACCCGCGTGGCCGGCGACCGCGCCGTCACCGTGCGGCACACGGCCGAGGGCACACTGCTGGCCGTAGCGACCCGGCACGCCTACGGCCGCTCGTTCACCGTGACCCTGCGCGGCTGA
- a CDS encoding aminoglycoside phosphotransferase family protein, producing the protein MSPDAAPAALVTSYGRDDAGRAWLADLPRLLATSLQRWELRPDGPAGNGMAALVQPVVRADGTPAVLRLQPANEESAAAVVGLRTWDGDGAVRLLAHDGGAMLLERLDGDRPLAALPDDDAVVTVLGLLLARLTARPAPDGLPRLADVAAAMVAAVPEAAPSLADPAERRLVETCAAAVAELLPESGDRLLHWDLHDGNVLAGEREPWLAIDPVPLAGDPGFDLWPALNSRWDDVVAGGVERVVLRRFDLLGELTGVDRRRAAGWTLGRVLQNALWEIEDGKAALDPADVALADVLLRHRV; encoded by the coding sequence GTGAGTCCCGACGCGGCGCCGGCCGCTCTCGTCACGTCCTACGGCCGCGACGACGCCGGACGGGCCTGGCTGGCGGATCTCCCGCGGCTGCTGGCCACGTCCCTGCAGCGGTGGGAGCTGCGCCCTGACGGGCCGGCCGGGAACGGCATGGCGGCGTTGGTCCAGCCGGTGGTCCGCGCCGACGGCACGCCCGCGGTGCTGCGGCTGCAGCCGGCCAACGAGGAGTCCGCGGCCGCCGTCGTCGGGTTGCGGACGTGGGATGGCGACGGTGCGGTGCGGCTGCTCGCTCACGACGGCGGCGCGATGCTGCTGGAACGGCTCGACGGCGACCGGCCGCTGGCGGCGCTGCCCGACGACGACGCCGTCGTGACGGTGCTCGGCCTGCTGCTGGCCCGGCTGACCGCGCGGCCCGCCCCGGACGGCCTGCCGCGGCTGGCCGACGTCGCCGCCGCGATGGTCGCCGCCGTGCCCGAGGCGGCGCCGTCGCTGGCCGATCCCGCCGAACGCCGGCTGGTCGAGACCTGCGCGGCCGCCGTCGCGGAGCTGCTGCCGGAGTCGGGCGACCGGCTGCTGCACTGGGACCTGCACGACGGGAACGTCCTGGCCGGCGAGCGCGAGCCGTGGCTGGCGATCGATCCCGTGCCGCTGGCCGGTGACCCCGGCTTCGACCTGTGGCCGGCGCTGAACAGCCGCTGGGACGACGTCGTCGCCGGTGGGGTCGAGCGGGTCGTGCTGCGCCGGTTCGACCTGCTCGGCGAGCTGACCGGCGTCGATCGGCGGCGAGCCGCGGGCTGGACGCTGGGCCGCGTCCTGCAGAACGCGCTCTGGGAGATCGAGGACGGCAAGGCCGCGCTGGACCCCGCCGACGTCGCCCTCGCCGACGTCCTGCTGCGGCACCGGGTGTGA
- a CDS encoding ATP-binding protein, with amino-acid sequence MEGIYLPRASDAILADRLANFPALLVNGPRASGKTTSAMRLAASVLRLDTPAVAQVVQADPDAALRRMDEPLLIDEWQEVPAVLGAVKRAVDADPRPGRFLLTGSVDADLAATTWPGTGRVMRLAMYPMARREIDGTADGAGLLAAVVAGSLDEVRVPAGAADLDEYVDLALQGGFPEPVFRLPERLHREWYDGYVDQLVTRDAKQIADRRPALLRQYLEVLALSTAGLPADTTLFEAAGINKETARAYDDLLQSLFVYEPVRPWLSNRLSRLLKRPKRYLLDAGLAAAAGRFDASAVLSDADLLGRTLDTFVAAQLRPELVTVAGKPRLHHLRAEGGRREADLVVDLGNGRIIGIEVKATSAPTSRDARHLAWLREQLGESFVRGVVLHTGPLPFELDERIWAIPICAFWGTPADGFRVTTGLR; translated from the coding sequence GTGGAGGGTATCTACCTGCCGCGAGCGTCCGACGCCATCCTGGCCGATCGCCTCGCGAACTTCCCCGCGCTGCTGGTCAACGGTCCACGCGCCTCGGGCAAGACGACCTCGGCCATGCGGCTCGCGGCGAGCGTGCTGCGGCTCGACACACCGGCCGTAGCTCAGGTGGTCCAAGCCGACCCCGACGCCGCGCTGCGGCGCATGGACGAGCCGCTGCTCATCGACGAGTGGCAGGAGGTGCCGGCCGTCCTCGGCGCCGTGAAGCGCGCAGTCGACGCCGATCCCCGGCCCGGCCGGTTCCTCCTGACCGGCAGCGTCGACGCCGATCTCGCCGCGACCACGTGGCCGGGGACGGGGCGCGTGATGCGGCTGGCGATGTATCCCATGGCTCGCCGGGAGATCGACGGAACCGCTGACGGCGCCGGGCTGCTGGCCGCCGTCGTCGCCGGGAGCCTCGACGAGGTTCGGGTCCCGGCCGGCGCGGCCGACCTCGACGAGTACGTGGACCTGGCGCTGCAGGGCGGCTTCCCGGAGCCGGTGTTCCGGCTGCCCGAGCGGCTGCACCGTGAGTGGTACGACGGCTACGTCGACCAGCTCGTCACCCGCGATGCGAAGCAGATCGCCGACCGCAGGCCGGCGCTGCTGCGGCAGTACCTCGAGGTGCTGGCGTTGTCCACGGCCGGGCTGCCGGCCGACACCACCCTGTTCGAGGCCGCGGGTATCAACAAGGAGACCGCGCGGGCCTACGACGATCTCCTGCAGAGTCTGTTCGTCTACGAGCCGGTCCGGCCCTGGCTGTCGAACCGTCTGAGCCGGCTGCTGAAGCGGCCGAAGCGCTATCTGCTCGACGCCGGTCTCGCCGCGGCCGCCGGTCGATTCGACGCCTCGGCCGTCCTCAGCGACGCGGATCTGCTCGGCCGGACGTTGGACACGTTCGTGGCGGCCCAGCTCAGGCCGGAGCTGGTGACCGTCGCGGGAAAGCCGCGACTGCACCACCTGCGGGCCGAGGGCGGGCGGCGGGAGGCCGATCTGGTCGTCGACCTCGGGAACGGGCGCATCATCGGCATCGAGGTCAAGGCGACCTCCGCGCCGACGTCACGAGACGCCCGGCACCTGGCGTGGTTGCGCGAGCAACTCGGTGAGTCGTTCGTCCGAGGCGTCGTCCTCCACACCGGACCGCTCCCGTTCGAGCTCGACGAGCGCATCTGGGCGATCCCGATCTGCGCGTTCTGGGGGACGCCCGCGGACGGGTTTCGCGTTACCACCGGGTTACGGTGA
- a CDS encoding DUF3151 domain-containing protein, producing the protein MPGDNLLAGPPETLLPDDPAAREALESGVDAATVAAAHPAYSAAWADLADRAFTAGDAVTSYAYARTGYHRGLDQLRRAGWRGQGPVPWAHQPNRGFLRSLNALGRAAEAIGETDEAARCAQFLRDSSAEAAEALG; encoded by the coding sequence ATGCCCGGCGACAACCTGCTGGCGGGACCGCCCGAGACGCTGCTGCCCGACGACCCCGCGGCCCGCGAGGCGCTGGAGTCGGGCGTCGACGCCGCGACGGTGGCGGCGGCCCATCCCGCCTACTCGGCGGCGTGGGCTGACCTCGCCGACCGCGCGTTCACGGCCGGCGACGCGGTGACGTCCTACGCCTACGCGCGCACCGGCTACCACCGCGGGCTCGACCAGCTGCGGCGGGCCGGCTGGCGCGGCCAGGGACCGGTCCCGTGGGCGCACCAGCCGAACCGCGGCTTCCTGCGGTCGCTGAACGCGCTCGGCAGGGCCGCCGAGGCCATCGGTGAGACCGACGAGGCCGCCCGCTGCGCGCAGTTCCTGCGCGACTCCAGCGCCGAGGCCGCCGAAGCGCTCGGCTGA
- a CDS encoding FadR/GntR family transcriptional regulator, with protein sequence MAQGDQLTRLTALPRPPSLHESVQAALRDYILTNGLRAGDGLPAEGALAQQLGVSRNSVREAVKGLVSLGILETRRGSGVFVKDFSLSLLIDNLPFNLLFDFSELADLLEVRRAVENDLIERAVRRMTDRTRSELEQILSEMKEKSDRGADVLDEDRRFHRTLFTDAGNAVALKLLDAFWLTMSRAVAQRAEIADDRPSDTYRQHDAIYRAVLDGDVAAVHDALSDHYSPILTRLDRTKS encoded by the coding sequence GTGGCCCAGGGGGACCAACTCACGCGACTGACGGCGCTGCCGCGGCCGCCGAGCCTGCACGAGTCCGTGCAGGCGGCGCTGCGCGACTACATCCTCACCAACGGACTACGCGCCGGCGACGGCCTACCGGCCGAGGGCGCGCTGGCCCAGCAGCTCGGGGTCAGCCGCAACTCCGTACGCGAGGCGGTCAAGGGGCTGGTGTCCCTCGGCATCCTCGAGACCCGGCGCGGCAGCGGCGTGTTCGTCAAGGACTTCTCGCTGTCCCTGCTCATCGACAACCTCCCGTTCAACCTGCTGTTCGATTTCAGCGAGCTGGCCGACCTGCTCGAGGTGCGCCGCGCCGTCGAGAACGACCTCATCGAACGGGCCGTGCGCCGCATGACCGACCGCACCCGGTCCGAGCTCGAGCAGATCCTCAGCGAGATGAAGGAGAAGTCCGACCGCGGCGCCGACGTCCTCGACGAGGACCGCCGGTTCCACCGCACCCTCTTCACCGACGCCGGCAACGCCGTCGCGCTCAAACTGCTCGACGCGTTCTGGCTGACGATGAGCCGGGCGGTGGCGCAGCGCGCCGAGATCGCCGACGACCGGCCGTCCGACACCTACCGCCAGCACGACGCCATCTACCGGGCCGTGCTCGACGGCGACGTCGCGGCCGTCCACGACGCCCTGTCCGACCACTACTCGCCGATCCTGACCCGGCTCGACCGCACCAAGTCGTAG
- a CDS encoding class I SAM-dependent methyltransferase, translating to MTEPAFLAAVSSSYDTVADTFAKRFPPSRLGPLGHAMLRAFAEVVLAESNGPVVDVGCGPGGLTAELAGHGLDVSGVDLSPRMVELARAAHPELTFTVGSMTALDLPTGGLGGVVAHFSTHHTPPEHLPAVFAEFRRVLAPGGHLLLGTHLGLDEHLRPTEAYGGHPVSYEAYLLPGEHIAALVEGAGLTITARLDEPNPKGGGRSFGYFFARN from the coding sequence GTGACCGAACCCGCGTTCCTCGCCGCCGTCAGCAGCTCCTACGACACCGTCGCCGACACCTTCGCCAAGCGGTTCCCGCCGTCGCGGCTGGGGCCGCTGGGCCACGCCATGCTGCGCGCGTTCGCCGAGGTCGTGCTGGCCGAGAGCAACGGCCCGGTCGTCGACGTCGGGTGCGGACCGGGTGGGTTGACGGCCGAGCTGGCGGGGCACGGGCTGGACGTGTCGGGGGTCGACCTCTCGCCGCGCATGGTCGAGCTGGCCCGCGCGGCGCACCCGGAGCTGACGTTCACCGTCGGCTCCATGACGGCGCTCGACCTCCCCACCGGTGGGCTGGGCGGCGTCGTCGCGCACTTCTCCACGCACCACACGCCGCCCGAGCACCTGCCGGCCGTGTTCGCCGAGTTCCGCCGGGTGCTCGCGCCCGGCGGCCACCTGCTGCTGGGCACCCACCTCGGCCTGGACGAGCACCTGCGCCCGACCGAGGCCTACGGCGGGCACCCCGTCTCGTACGAGGCCTACCTGCTGCCGGGCGAGCACATCGCGGCGCTGGTCGAGGGCGCCGGGCTGACGATCACCGCGCGGCTGGACGAGCCGAACCCGAAGGGCGGTGGCCGCTCGTTCGGCTACTTCTTCGCCAGGAACTAG
- a CDS encoding ribonuclease H, with amino-acid sequence MLVLAKYAGRCGACGGDIHPGDELESSGSGRNRAWVHASCAGAPALIPVPGDAESALVPAAAKPARAKRPRPPAMVAPEGAVEVYTDGACSGTPGPGGWAWAVSRERFGSGSAPSTTNQRMEITAALEAVKALSGPLVVVSDSAYVVNCFRDAWWRNWRTRGWVTSTKSPVANRDLWEPFVDLVEQRGDVVFRWVKGHSGDPMNDLVDELAVAAKIAQS; translated from the coding sequence GTGCTCGTGCTCGCGAAGTACGCCGGTCGGTGTGGTGCGTGCGGTGGAGACATCCATCCCGGCGACGAGCTCGAGAGCTCGGGCAGCGGCCGCAACCGCGCCTGGGTGCATGCCTCCTGCGCCGGCGCGCCCGCCCTCATCCCGGTCCCCGGCGACGCCGAGTCGGCGCTCGTCCCGGCCGCGGCGAAGCCGGCCCGCGCCAAGCGGCCCCGGCCGCCGGCCATGGTGGCGCCCGAGGGCGCGGTCGAGGTCTACACCGACGGCGCCTGCTCCGGCACACCCGGCCCGGGCGGCTGGGCGTGGGCCGTCTCGCGCGAGCGGTTCGGGTCGGGGTCCGCGCCGAGCACCACCAACCAGCGCATGGAGATCACGGCGGCGCTCGAGGCGGTCAAGGCGCTGTCCGGCCCGCTGGTCGTCGTCAGCGACTCCGCCTACGTCGTCAACTGCTTCCGCGACGCCTGGTGGCGCAACTGGCGCACCCGCGGCTGGGTCACGTCCACCAAGTCGCCGGTGGCCAACCGCGACCTCTGGGAGCCGTTCGTCGACCTCGTCGAACAACGCGGCGACGTCGTCTTCCGCTGGGTCAAGGGCCACTCCGGCGACCCCATGAACGACCTCGTCGACGAACTGGCCGTCGCCGCCAAGATCGCGCAGTCCTGA